CAACTGCAGCAGCAGAAGCAATGGCCCTTGCTAAGCGCGTATCTAAAGCAAAAAAAGCAAACATCTTCTTCATCGCTGACGACGTTCACACACAAACAATCGACGTTGTAACAACACGTGCAGAGCAGTTTGGTTTCGAAGTGGTAGTAGGTCCTGCGGCAGATGCAGCTAACCATGAAATTTTCGGTGCATTATTCCAGTACCCAACAACATCAGGTGAAGTGGTAGACATCACTGACCTAATCGCACAAGTACAAGACAAAAAAGCGATTGCCTGTGTTGCAGCTGACATCATGAGCTTAATGCTACTTAAAGCACCAGGTAAACTAGGCGCAGACGTAGTACTTGGTTCTGCGCAGCGTTTTGGTGTACCTATGGGTTACGGTGGTCCACACGCGGCATTCTTCGCAACACGCGACAAGTACAAGCGTTCACTACCTGGTCGTATCATCGGTGTATCTAAAGACCGTTTAGGTAACGATGCACTACGTATGGCGATGCAGACTCGTGAGCAGCACATCCGTCGTGAAAAAGCGAACTCAAACATCTGTACAGCTCAGGTACTACTTGCAAACATGGCTGCGTTCTACGCGGTTTACCATGGTCCACAAGGCCTTAAGACAATTGCACAGCGCATTAACCGTTTCGCAAGCATCTTAGCGACAGGTCTTAAAGCGAAAGGTGTGAGCCTTAAGCATGACACTTGGTTCGACACAATCACAGTGGTAGCTGACAACAAAGAAGAGATCGTTGCACGCGCAATCGCGGCAGAGACGAACTTTGCAACAAACCACGCGGGTGAGTTCTCAGTATCTGTGAACGAAACAACAACCCGTGCAGACGTATTAGCACTATTCGACATCATCCTAGGTGAAGGCCACGGTCTTGATGTTGCAGCACTTGACGCACAAGTATCTGCAGACGACATCACAGGTATTCCTGCAAGCCTAGTACGCGACGACGAAATCTTAACGCACCCTAACTTCAACTCGTACCACAGCGAGACTGAAATGCTGCGTTATATCAAGCGTCTTGAAAACAAAGATTTAGCGCTTAACCACTCAATGATCTCGCTAGGTTCATGTACCATGAAACTAAACGCGACAGCTGAGATGATCCCAGTAACTTGGCCTGAGTTTGCAGAGCTTCACCCGTTCTGCCCACTAGACCAAGCGCAAGGTTACCAAACAATGATTGGTGAGCTTCACGACTGGTTAGTAAACATCACAGGTTACGATGCAGTATCTATGCAGCCTAACTCAGGTGCACAAGGTGAATACGCAGGTCTTATCGCTATTCGTAAATATCACGAGTCACGTGGCGAAGGTCACCGTAACGTTTGTTTGATCCCAAGCTCAGCGCACGGAACTAACCCGGCATCTGCGCAAATGGCAAGCATGAAAGTTGTGGTTGTTGCATGTGACGACGACGGTAACATCGACATGGCTGACCTTAAAGCGAAAGCCGAAGAAGTGTCAGAGAACCTATCTTGTATCATGGTTACTTACCCATCTACACACGGTGTATACGAAGAGTCTATCCGTGAAGTATGTGAAATTGTTCACCAGCACGGCGGCCAAGTTTACATGGACGGTGCGAACATGAACGCGCAAGTTGGTGTAACTAGCCCAGGTTCAATCGGTTCAGACGTATCGCACTTAAACCTTCACAAAACATTCTGTATCCCACACGGTGGTGGTGGCCCAGGTGTTGGTCCTATCGGTGTTAAATCGCACCTAGCGCCATTCATGCCTAACCACAGCGTTATCAACGTACCGGGTACAACTGAAGGCAACGGTGCAGTATCTGCAGCGCCTTACGGTTCAGCGGCTATCTTACCTATCTCTTGGGCATACATCACAATGATGGGCAGCCAAGGCTTAAAAGACGCAACTGAGATGGCCATCGTGAACGCAAACTACCTAACTGAGAAGTTAAGCGAGCACTACCCAATTCTTTACCGTGGTCAAAACAACCGTGTTGCACACGAATGTATCGTTGACTTACGTCCACTTAAAGAAGCGTCTGGCATCACAGAGATGGACATTGCTAAGCGTCTTATGGACTATGGCTTCCACGCGCCGACTATGTCGTTCCCAGTAGCGGGCACGTTAATGATCGAGCCAACTGAGTCTGAGTCTAAGGTTGAGATTGACCGCTTCATCGAAGCCATGGTTTCAATCCGTGAAGAAGTACGCAAAGTTGAAAACGGCGAGTGGTCTGTTGAAAACAACCCACTAGTATTTGCACCGCACACGCAAGCTGACGTACTTGGCAACGAGTGGGATCGTGCATACGACCGTTTCTACGCTGCATTCCCAGTGAAAGCAGTTGCTAAAGATAAGTTCTGGCCAACAGTTACGCGTATCGACGATGTACTAGGTGACCGTAACCTTATCTGTTCTTGCCCTGCAGTTGAGACATATGCAGAGTAATGAATGGTAGGTCGGGCTAATCCCCGACTTAGATTTTTGAAAACCGCCTTAAGCAATTAAGGCGGTTTTTTTGTGGGTGTAGATCGTCATTTATGGCGGCATTCTAATCCTGTAGGTCGTGCTTTAGCGCGACAGGTTTAAAATCAGCCTTCAATTTAACTCTTTGTCGCGTTGGCGACGGCAACCAAAGGGCGGTAAGTATTTCAATTCAATAATGTGCAGGAATTCATCCATGAAGCTTCTGCCTGTCGGCATCCATGCCTCCACTTCCTCGCGCTGCGAAACTTCGTTTGATTTCAGGCTTCCTGCCTTTCATCCTCCGGATCTGAATCGCAGTTCAAAAATGTTCCATACATTTTTGTGGTCACTCGTCACCCTTTCATGGACTAAGTCAGCCTTGCAGCGCAACCATGCGCTGACATTACTCATCAATTAATTATTTTCAGGCGTGATAGAAAGGGGGGGGTTACCTATTGGTTTCGTGTTTGGTGTTGCACAAAGCAAGAATTGCCCCAATTAGTTTGTAAATGAAAACTATGTATAATTTGTTTTCTCTCTTATAACAGGGTAGTTACAATGAAATATTTTATAGTTTTGATTTATTTAATAACTTTCAAAGTTTTCTCAATATCAATTGATGATATTGAATTTGATATAAATAGTTATCAAAAACTAGGAAAAGAAGATGTTTTAAACAAATTGAGCTCAAGCACAGATGATCAAGCAAAGTATTTATTGGGAGTAATTTACGGCTATGGTCTTTACTCAACTAAAATTGATCTTAAAAAAGCTGTAGACACCCTTAGTCCATTATTGGAAAAAGAGTATAGAGATATATACTTTTTGCTTGGTAGTTTCTTGTCTCAGAGTGATGAATTAGAAGAGCTTAAATTAGGTATAAATTACCTTGAAATAGCTTCTGCAGGTGGAGACACCGTTGCTATGCATAATTTGTTTGTTTTATACAAAAAAGGTAAATACAAAAATAAGGAAAAACTAATAAAATTTTTAAAGAGGGGACTAGAGCGAGGAAGGCCACAAGCGGCAATACTATATGGCAGGTTAGCATTAGATATTATTCTAGAATCTAAGGGACAGATTGATGCACGTGAAGTACTAAAAAAGATTACAACTTTTGACTACAGTGGTTATGAAGGTGATTATTATTATATGCTTTCAGGTTATTATGGCTTTGAGAGGTCACCACTCTACAATGAGGAAAAAAGGGATTTTTATTTAATGGAAGCATACAAAAATGGCTCTACTAGTGCAAAGCAGTTATTAATTGGTATGGGGAAATTAGAGTAGCTATTTATTATAAATAATAATAGATGAATTCTGGTTTTGCATCGTTGCATGTAATCAAAGGGGTCAGAGTTGTACAATCAACAGGGTCAGGTCTTGCATTGAGCATTTGTAGTATTTAGGTTCAAAGAATTTGACCTTATGAGCTCAAAGACAGCTCAAAGCTTAATTTAACCCCATAACTTACAAGCTACACCCTTTCCCTTTTATCACACCCTGAAAAGAATAAATTGATGAGTAATGCGCTCGCATGGCGGGATTTATGTTCCCGACAAATCCCAAGTACCTAAATCCATTTAGGCAATGCGAGCCAAGCCATGCTTGTACATGGATGTACCTTCATGGCGTGTACGTACTTTGATGATTCTGACTAAAGTTAAAATTGCTTATTTCACCTTGCGCAAAAGTAACCTTGCTTCGCAACGTGTATTTTGCACGATAAGTATGATGAAGGGCGCCGTGGGGTTCCAAGGGGAGACCGGCGGCAGCCTTCCCTTGGTTGTAGTCGCCAACGCGACAAAGAGTTAGACTAAAGACAAGTAGTGAGTGACACATTCATCCATTTCTATGCTCGCTACTTTTTATGAGAGGTAATTAAAGGAACTAAAATGTTTTTAGATGTATTCGTATTTTTATATTTGATTTTTTGTGTTTTGATATGGAAATTTGACTTATCAAATAAGCAGAGGTTCAGGGATATTTTTGAATGGGTACAAATATTTGGGGTCATAATAGCAGTAGGGTTTTCTGGTTCGTTTTTCTTATCGGGAGAATTTGTTAAGTTTTTAATAAGTTTGCCATTTGTTCTTTATTTAGAGAGAAAGTTCAGAAAGTTCAAAGATACTCAGCATTGAGAAATCAACAGGGTCAGGTCTTGCATTGAGCATTTGTAGTATTTAGGTTCAAAAGTAAATTTAAATAGGACACCCACCATAAAAATTGACCAATAAACACCCATCGCCTACTTTTAAACTCAAGACTTTCAAGTAGGCACATACAATGACAAAGGCACGAGAGCAGCAAGTGAGCTTGCAAGATACTAAGTACTACCACTGCATTTCACGTTGTGTGCGACGTGCCTATTTGTGTGGTGAAGATGCGCATACGGGAAAATCTTACGAGCATCGAAGACAGTGGATAGAAGATAAACTGCAACAGATATCTAAAGTATTTTGTATTGATGTTTGTGCGTATGCAGTTATGAGTAACCACACCCACTTTGTACTATACGCTGACGATAAAAAAGCAAACAGACTCAGCGATAAAGCAGTGCTAATCCGATGGCATAAACTGTTTAAAGGCACGCTCCATACACAAAAGTTTTTGGCTGGTGAAAAGTTAGATAAAGGTCAGCAGTTCTTTTTAGCAAAAGAAATAAAAGAGTTTAGGCAGCGCTTGTCTGATATCAGTTGGTTTATGCGGGTTTTAAATGAGCATATCGCCCGAAAAGCCAATAAAGAAGACAGCTGCACAGGCCGATTTTGGGAAGGCCGCTTTAAATCACAAGCGCTATTAGATGAAGCCGCCTTAGCTGCGTGTATGGCTTATGTAGATTTAAATCCTATTCGCGCTAAGATGGCGAAAACGCCAGAAACCTCAGAGCATACGAGCATTAAAAAACGTATTGAATCAGCAAAAGAGGGAAAGCAGCCCAAGAGTTTACTTCGCTTCTCTGGTAGTCCCAGAAAACATATGCCTAAAGGTCTGCCTTTTGAATTTAAGAATTATCTACAGCTGGTAGAGCAAACAGGGCAGTGCATACGTGTAGATAAAAGAGGTTCAATCGACTCCTCTCAGCCTATTTTAGCTAGGTTAAATATTTGCCCTGAAAACTGGCTAAAACTTACCACGCAATTTACCAAGTCTTTTAGAGGGGCAGTAGGGCGTGAACAGTCACTGCAAAGCTATTGTGACCACGTACAATTACAGCGGCGCAGCAATTTAACTCAATGCCAAAGGCTTTTTGCCTAAATATCTCATACTCTTCTTTGTACTTACTTGGTTGTTTATCGATAGCCACGTTGCTTAATTATACTTTTACGTTACCCCCTGTGGTTTTTAATCATTTACTTACCTTTTTGGGTTTAGGTTTAGACATTTGAATAGGTTAGCCTGCATACAGACTTTGTTGTTGGCTTTCTGTTTTCAAAAGTTAAAGTGGCTGTCCTGTTAAAACCTTCTCACTGAGATGAAAGCGGCGTTAAAATGGCTCAAAGGACGGCTGGAGGAATTGAACTGGAAAACACTGAAACTCGATGATGATTGATTTAATTGTATTTTTTGTGGGGATCACTAAGGTGAAAGTACTCCCATACAAAAGTTAGATTTAATTAAACAACAACCCTCTATTTTTAAGCTCAATTAAAAATGGGGGGATTACCCCATCTATTAAAAGCATTGTAAAGCAACTGACCTGACACCTTTATTAGGTTTATTCGTACTTTTAAAGTTCAGCGACCTGATAAGCAACAACCCGCTGAGTAACGGCCGCCACTTCAACAGGGTTAGCTACAACTGGTGCTCTTTGCAAGAGAGGGATATCGAAATGCCATGCTTCTGCCAGATTTGCATCCAAAGTTACCCCACCCTCAAGATCTTGGGCTGTAACCTTAGCACATTGAGAAAAAGGTACATTCCATATACCAGGCTGGCAACAGTAGTGACCGTCAACCCTCAGTACATAACCACCGACTTTCGCTGCTACAGCGCATGGTTTCAACGGCATCCCACACGCGGTTAGAAAGTGCAGTTTTACGGGGTAAGGGGTACCATGGTAGACACTATATTCCTTAGCTGTATCCCTCAAAAAACCCTTCTTACCCCCTTCATAGGTTAGACCATGATCGAGACAAATTTCGATGCCGTACAACAGATTATCAATATAGCCAAGATTCTTTTGTCGGGTAGCCCAAGTACCGAGATAATCGCTTAACTTAAAATGGTTGGCGGGACTCGAAATGGGATTAGCACCATCAATGGAGGATATTTTTCTTTTAGTGACCAACTTGGTCGGTAGATCAATCCCCGTGTAGCCGCCTTTAACAATGTAGGCGTCATTCCAATGGATTCGCGTCCCGGCATCTACATAATAAAAAATCGATCCGACAACAAATAACCAGTGCTCAAATTTATCATTAGCAAACATCGATGACAAAGCTTTAACGATGGCACCACCGGTAACCATGTCGTAACTATTACTCGGGCCATCATCTGGACGAAAATAGAATTCTGGTACCATGAATACTTTTAGCGTATTGGCATTGTCACCAGCTGCAAATACCTGTTGATAGGCTTGTTCAACTACCCATGCTAATCGTAAAAGGCGAGTGTAGGCATCCGCATTGCCTGGGTCTTCAACTGGAACATCACCAATGGCTGGCGCATTTCCACCTGCAGGCGCAGGATGCAAAGTAGGTGTTTCATAAGCGATCATTTGAAAATGAGTATAATTTTTAGGGTTATATGGCATGATTTGATCTCTCCTTTTGTTATTTGGCTAAATCATGTTCTGGTTCGATTATTTCGGAGAAATGATACCTAGTTTCATAAAGCACCAATCGGAGTAAATTATGTTTTTTATCTTCAAAACTATTATTTAATAAAAATTTTTAGGACATGTATAGTCACCACCCAAGACGCAAGAAATAGCGGTCGAAAATTAAAAAATTAAATAATTAAAATAATTAAAGTAATTGGTCAGGATTTTAGTTAATAGTTTTAATTGGTCATTTAGATTCGGATCAACATCAATACGGCTTTTCAATTTACTTACAATCAAAGGGGTCAGAGTCGTTGATTTTTGGCTTTGATTGCATTTATATCAAACTACAGATTCAGGTTTTGCATCTGTAGTATTTATAGTCAAAGGGTTCGACCTGATCCCATTATATCTACATTAAACCCCAACCACTAAAGCGCTTGTCTCAACAATATAACTGCCTTTTTTAACCACAAACAGCGCTCATAGCTGTTAATTTTCAAGGATATAAGGAATAACTGCTGAATATTCTTTTAAAATCTTTGATAATATCGATATTAGGATCTGTTTATCATCAAGTGTGTTGTTGCAGTAGTTTGAGTGGTATTTATACAAGGCAGTGTCTGCGTAGCGTAGTCATTCTATGTAAGTCAGTCGATAAGACTATGAACTCCTAAAAAGTCACCTTACTCTACTTCCATGTGGAGCAACACATTAGAAGTGCTAATCGAGCGCGGCCCTTTGGATTTACCTGAGTTGGCATTGTTCATTGTTGCTTAAATTTTACCTAGAACACTAGGCGGCAAACTGAGCGTCACGACCAAAAAACACGAAAAAAATTAAACAGCAAAGCTCAACAGACCCTAAACAAGTTGATATTACTCGTCACTAATTTGGAATTTTCATGGATCTCGAAACAACGCACCCGAACTATATTGATATTGGATGCTGGAAACTGAATACAGCCACGCAAACCATCAGTAATGCCCAAGAAAGTAAGGAGCTAGAACCATTACTTTTTAAAGCACTGATGTATTTTATTCAAAATCAAAACCGGATCATTACTCGCCAAGAGCTTGCACAAAACGTGTGGCAACTTAATTTTGTTGATGATAATACAATTAACCGTGTCATATTTGAGCTAAGAAAGCAGCTGGCTTCTGATCTGCAACCCAAACCAGTGATTAAAACACACTACCGAAAAGGCTATAGCTTTACTGTACCGCTAGAAGATGCAACGGAGCTGTCAGCTGAAGCAGAGACTCCCATTTGCAAAAAAAGCAAAGTATCAAAGCCTTATAAATATTATGTTATTGCGTTTACCGGTTTTTTCTTGGCAGTTATTGCCATCACTCTATATGTAGTGATACCCCGTAAAACTACTGAGCATAACCATCAGCTACCACAAGCTACAACATTTAGCAATCAAATTCTCTCGTGGTATCGAGGCCATCACGGCAAATTATACAACTCTCCAGATCAGCGCTTCCTTGCTTATAGCTTTAAATCCGCGACCAATGAAGCGAATGTACTAGGAGAGATAAGATTAATGGATCTCACCACCCAACATGAGAAGGCACTAAGCATACCGACAAACAGCTCTATTTTAGGGTGGTCTGCCGACAGTAATTGGATTTACTATCTACACCAAGCTAAGCAAGATTCAGAGCAATCGGTGTGCGAATATCGCAAACATCGCCTATCTCTTAACACCAGTGACCGCGATCAAGTTTTATTCCCTTGCTCTGGCGGTTCTATCAGCGCAATATTTGATTTTGGCCAAGCACAAATTGTGTATAGCCGATGGGGGTATTTAGGGATACCCAACCTCGGAGCCATTTATCGTTACGACCTTAATACACAGCAAGAAACTCGGATCACGACACCCAGCAATCATGGTTTTGGTGATCGCCTGCTTGCAATCATCCCCGATACACAACAGTTAATTTTTACGCGTAACATTGGTGATAAGGTTGAGCTATTAGTCACCACTCTAAATGGCCATAAAACCTTGAAATTAGCTGAATATCCACATTTGCTGTGGGCTGCAAATTGGGATCCTAAGCAAAAAACGGTGTTGTGGTTTGACCATGACCGCAGCGAAATAAAGCGTTATTCAATGCAAACTTTAACAGAGCTACCACCTGTGAAAGTAGCAGTAGAACCAACATCATACGTTTTGCCTATGTCAAAGAGTCAGCTACTCATGACGACTTATGGCTATGATCATGACAGTTATGTCATTGATTTAAAAACGGGCGAGTCAACAGCTTTTGCTAAACCCAAGATCTACGAAGTGATTATGGCCTATCTTGGAGAGGGGGAGTTTGCCTACACGGATTCGCTCTTTAAGGACACCGAGTCATATAGTGTAATTCGAATCGACCAACATCATAGATATAGTCCTATCACACAGCTGAGTGCTGGATATTCCATCACAGACTCCGATCCTACCGAGCGGCAAATATTGGTTAAGCAGACTGTGAATAAAGTCGCTCAAGTAAGAGCTTTAGGCTCACTCGATATACTATACACGATGCCAGATAACGAAAAGAATGGTGACACCCGCCTATACAATAATCGAGTGGCACAGTTGCGCGCCCATGAAATAACGGATGATAAAATAATTGAAGTGATCTCTATCAGAGATCAACAAAGCAAAACTCTTCCTGCTAGCAATATTGTCGGTATTGACTGGTATGACGATACCCAGCTTGTCACTCTATCTAGCAATCGAGACATTGCACTATTAAACGTTGTAACCACCGAAGTCACCCCGTTAATATCGGGAGAAGCCCTGCACCATAGTTTGAACGGTGAAAAGGTTAGACCCATGATAACGGCAGCTAACGGTGATATATACCTTTATAATCGACAGTCTGTATTTAAGCTTAATGGCGATAACACCCTTGAAACCGTTTGGGATATCAAGTCCGTAGTCAATGCCGA
The Pseudoalteromonas phenolica genome window above contains:
- a CDS encoding winged helix-turn-helix domain-containing protein, producing the protein MDLETTHPNYIDIGCWKLNTATQTISNAQESKELEPLLFKALMYFIQNQNRIITRQELAQNVWQLNFVDDNTINRVIFELRKQLASDLQPKPVIKTHYRKGYSFTVPLEDATELSAEAETPICKKSKVSKPYKYYVIAFTGFFLAVIAITLYVVIPRKTTEHNHQLPQATTFSNQILSWYRGHHGKLYNSPDQRFLAYSFKSATNEANVLGEIRLMDLTTQHEKALSIPTNSSILGWSADSNWIYYLHQAKQDSEQSVCEYRKHRLSLNTSDRDQVLFPCSGGSISAIFDFGQAQIVYSRWGYLGIPNLGAIYRYDLNTQQETRITTPSNHGFGDRLLAIIPDTQQLIFTRNIGDKVELLVTTLNGHKTLKLAEYPHLLWAANWDPKQKTVLWFDHDRSEIKRYSMQTLTELPPVKVAVEPTSYVLPMSKSQLLMTTYGYDHDSYVIDLKTGESTAFAKPKIYEVIMAYLGEGEFAYTDSLFKDTESYSVIRIDQHHRYSPITQLSAGYSITDSDPTERQILVKQTVNKVAQVRALGSLDILYTMPDNEKNGDTRLYNNRVAQLRAHEITDDKIIEVISIRDQQSKTLPASNIVGIDWYDDTQLVTLSSNRDIALLNVVTTEVTPLISGEALHHSLNGEKVRPMITAANGDIYLYNRQSVFKLNGDNTLETVWDIKSVVNADSGIYYLDAHGDKLLISYITRYHNEIKLYQR
- the gcvP gene encoding aminomethyl-transferring glycine dehydrogenase gives rise to the protein MSNAKSLEQLEQKQDFIRRHIGPTPAQVSDMLSALNVSSVEELITQTVPAGIRLEQGLAVGESRTEVEALSYLKSVASQNKIFKSYIGQGYHPTHVPNVILRNVLENPGWYTAYTPYQPEIAQGRLESLLNFQTLTIDITGLDLASASLLDESTAAAEAMALAKRVSKAKKANIFFIADDVHTQTIDVVTTRAEQFGFEVVVGPAADAANHEIFGALFQYPTTSGEVVDITDLIAQVQDKKAIACVAADIMSLMLLKAPGKLGADVVLGSAQRFGVPMGYGGPHAAFFATRDKYKRSLPGRIIGVSKDRLGNDALRMAMQTREQHIRREKANSNICTAQVLLANMAAFYAVYHGPQGLKTIAQRINRFASILATGLKAKGVSLKHDTWFDTITVVADNKEEIVARAIAAETNFATNHAGEFSVSVNETTTRADVLALFDIILGEGHGLDVAALDAQVSADDITGIPASLVRDDEILTHPNFNSYHSETEMLRYIKRLENKDLALNHSMISLGSCTMKLNATAEMIPVTWPEFAELHPFCPLDQAQGYQTMIGELHDWLVNITGYDAVSMQPNSGAQGEYAGLIAIRKYHESRGEGHRNVCLIPSSAHGTNPASAQMASMKVVVVACDDDGNIDMADLKAKAEEVSENLSCIMVTYPSTHGVYEESIREVCEIVHQHGGQVYMDGANMNAQVGVTSPGSIGSDVSHLNLHKTFCIPHGGGGPGVGPIGVKSHLAPFMPNHSVINVPGTTEGNGAVSAAPYGSAAILPISWAYITMMGSQGLKDATEMAIVNANYLTEKLSEHYPILYRGQNNRVAHECIVDLRPLKEASGITEMDIAKRLMDYGFHAPTMSFPVAGTLMIEPTESESKVEIDRFIEAMVSIREEVRKVENGEWSVENNPLVFAPHTQADVLGNEWDRAYDRFYAAFPVKAVAKDKFWPTVTRIDDVLGDRNLICSCPAVETYAE
- a CDS encoding transposase, which produces MTKAREQQVSLQDTKYYHCISRCVRRAYLCGEDAHTGKSYEHRRQWIEDKLQQISKVFCIDVCAYAVMSNHTHFVLYADDKKANRLSDKAVLIRWHKLFKGTLHTQKFLAGEKLDKGQQFFLAKEIKEFRQRLSDISWFMRVLNEHIARKANKEDSCTGRFWEGRFKSQALLDEAALAACMAYVDLNPIRAKMAKTPETSEHTSIKKRIESAKEGKQPKSLLRFSGSPRKHMPKGLPFEFKNYLQLVEQTGQCIRVDKRGSIDSSQPILARLNICPENWLKLTTQFTKSFRGAVGREQSLQSYCDHVQLQRRSNLTQCQRLFA